One Halolamina litorea genomic window carries:
- a CDS encoding ubiquitin-like small modifier protein 1, whose protein sequence is MQIECKLFGPFRDDAGVEDVGGEYDTGTTVGELLRGLEADHPTLEGRIVDESADTTAGSTVVTINKKNVKHIDGLATELSEGDTVRIVPSVYGG, encoded by the coding sequence GTGCAAATCGAGTGCAAACTGTTCGGTCCCTTCCGCGACGACGCCGGCGTCGAGGACGTAGGCGGAGAGTACGACACTGGCACGACTGTCGGGGAACTGCTCCGGGGGTTGGAGGCCGACCACCCGACTCTCGAGGGGCGTATCGTGGACGAGTCCGCCGACACGACAGCGGGATCGACCGTCGTCACGATCAACAAGAAGAACGTCAAACACATCGACGGGCTCGCCACCGAACTCTCCGAGGGGGACACCGTCCG